In the Candidatus Electrothrix sp. GW3-4 genome, one interval contains:
- a CDS encoding NIL domain-containing protein, with translation MTRIYLLRYPKDTSNQPIIYHLVQRYVVEFNILKADIRPQRDGIMVVELKGQKEKVADALDYLKGLGVKAERLAGKVHRDESKCFQCGACTGICPVGALYIQRPSMEVIFDPEKCTACGLCVAGCPVRSMKISFDPLTETGIPA, from the coding sequence ATGACCAGAATATACCTCCTCCGTTATCCGAAAGACACGTCGAATCAGCCCATTATCTACCATTTGGTTCAACGCTATGTAGTAGAGTTCAATATCCTGAAAGCGGATATTCGTCCCCAGCGGGACGGCATCATGGTGGTGGAACTCAAGGGACAGAAAGAGAAAGTCGCTGATGCCCTTGATTATTTGAAGGGTCTCGGCGTGAAGGCGGAACGCCTTGCCGGTAAGGTCCATCGCGATGAAAGCAAATGTTTCCAATGCGGGGCCTGCACTGGCATCTGTCCGGTTGGCGCCTTGTACATCCAGCGTCCGAGCATGGAGGTCATCTTTGATCCGGAAAAATGTACGGCCTGCGGCCTCTGTGTGGCTGGCTGCCCGGTTCGCTCCATGAAAATCTCTTTTGATCCCTTGACCGAGACAGGGATTCCAGCGTAA
- the pstC gene encoding phosphate ABC transporter permease subunit PstC: protein MLYIPAALCILSALAYWQGREKAFALSSKARQGEGTKLHSRPTYYGLLTAFWCGTPGLLLYLFWLMTSDWILTGFVLRTLPEDMQSRSLDQLNLLLNDLHNLIAGHVAAGDVEPAMLAAADFYHRLEFISSVALAVLILSTSIMAFVLVYRRIRPALRARNQVERLIRYALIGCSTLAIFCTVGIVLSVLFESIRFFQHISVPDFLFGLKWSPQMAMRADQAGSSGSFGAVPVMAGTFMITAIAMLVAVPVGLLSAVYLSEYAGHTFRAVVKPLLEILAGIPTVVYGFFAALIVAPFIRQAGTFIGLDVSSESALAAGLVMGIMIIPFVSSLSDDVINAVPQALRDGSYGLGATKNETVMQVVLPAALPGIVGGVLLAVSRAIGETMIVVMAAGLSARLTANPLETVTTVTVQIVTLLVGDQEFDSPKTMAAFALGLLLFIVTLALNVIALYIVRKYREEYE, encoded by the coding sequence ATGTTATATATTCCGGCAGCATTATGCATACTGAGCGCTCTTGCCTATTGGCAGGGACGGGAAAAGGCCTTTGCCCTGAGCAGCAAGGCACGGCAGGGAGAGGGCACCAAGCTCCATTCCCGGCCCACCTATTATGGCCTGCTGACCGCCTTCTGGTGCGGCACTCCAGGGCTGCTTTTGTACCTGTTTTGGCTGATGACCTCGGACTGGATTCTGACGGGCTTTGTCCTGCGTACCCTGCCTGAGGATATGCAGAGCCGCTCTCTGGATCAGCTTAACCTGCTCCTCAATGATCTCCACAATCTCATTGCAGGCCATGTTGCTGCCGGGGATGTCGAACCGGCCATGCTGGCAGCAGCGGACTTTTATCATCGCCTGGAATTTATCAGCTCGGTAGCCCTTGCCGTGCTTATTCTCTCTACCTCCATTATGGCCTTTGTCCTGGTCTATCGTCGGATACGACCTGCCTTACGGGCCCGCAATCAGGTGGAGCGCCTTATTCGTTATGCGCTCATCGGCTGTTCCACCCTGGCTATCTTCTGCACTGTCGGGATCGTGCTCTCGGTTCTCTTTGAATCCATCCGTTTTTTTCAGCATATCTCTGTGCCTGATTTCCTTTTTGGCTTGAAATGGAGCCCCCAGATGGCCATGCGGGCGGACCAGGCAGGGAGTTCCGGCAGCTTTGGTGCTGTCCCGGTTATGGCAGGCACCTTTATGATCACGGCCATTGCCATGCTTGTGGCCGTTCCGGTGGGGCTGCTCTCTGCTGTCTATTTATCAGAATATGCAGGCCATACCTTCCGGGCCGTGGTGAAGCCCTTATTGGAGATTCTGGCCGGGATTCCTACGGTCGTTTATGGCTTCTTTGCCGCCCTTATTGTTGCGCCCTTTATTCGCCAGGCAGGAACGTTCATCGGCCTGGATGTGTCGTCGGAAAGTGCCCTAGCAGCTGGTTTGGTTATGGGGATTATGATCATTCCCTTTGTCTCCTCTCTTTCTGACGATGTGATCAATGCCGTCCCCCAGGCCTTGCGGGACGGCTCTTATGGTTTGGGGGCCACTAAGAATGAGACCGTCATGCAGGTTGTTCTGCCTGCCGCGCTGCCCGGTATTGTCGGGGGTGTCTTGCTCGCTGTCTCCCGGGCCATTGGCGAGACCATGATTGTGGTTATGGCGGCCGGGCTCTCTGCCCGCCTTACGGCAAATCCCCTTGAGACGGTGACCACGGTGACGGTCCAGATCGTCACCCTGCTGGTTGGTGATCAGGAATTTGACAGCCCCAAGACCATGGCGGCCTTTGCCCTCGGTCTCCTTCTCTTCATCGTGACCTTGGCCTTGAATGTCATTGCCCTGTATATTGTCCGCAAATATCGCGAGGAGTATGAGTAA
- the phoU gene encoding phosphate signaling complex protein PhoU has protein sequence MPDKKIINRTLHREIDVLKKMFIELGALVEDRLRKACIVLENGDNELAGEIIRTDNEIDHMEVQIEEECLKVLALHQPVASDLRLIVAIIKINNELERIGDMAVSIARRVQIIQKKGGDSFAVDYTPMAVKVLGMIKMSLDALLTENADFARRIFIDDEEVDALRDKAYRAVVEELDAETGHAAALLNMYLLSRHLERIGDRACNIAEEVIYLVEGDIIRNE, from the coding sequence GTGCCTGATAAAAAAATAATCAACCGAACGCTGCATCGGGAAATTGATGTACTGAAGAAGATGTTTATCGAGCTTGGAGCCTTGGTCGAAGATCGGCTGCGCAAGGCCTGCATTGTCCTGGAAAACGGCGATAATGAGCTGGCCGGGGAGATCATCCGCACCGATAACGAGATTGATCATATGGAGGTGCAGATCGAGGAGGAATGCCTCAAGGTCCTGGCCCTGCACCAACCTGTGGCCAGTGACCTGCGCCTGATCGTTGCCATTATCAAGATCAACAACGAATTGGAACGTATCGGCGATATGGCGGTCAGTATTGCCCGACGGGTCCAGATTATCCAGAAAAAGGGCGGTGACTCCTTTGCGGTGGATTATACACCTATGGCAGTCAAGGTCCTGGGGATGATCAAGATGAGCCTGGACGCCCTGCTGACCGAAAACGCAGATTTTGCCCGCAGGATATTTATTGACGATGAGGAGGTTGATGCCTTGCGGGATAAGGCCTATAGGGCCGTGGTTGAGGAGCTTGATGCGGAAACCGGCCACGCTGCCGCCCTCCTGAACATGTACCTGCTCTCTCGTCATTTGGAGCGTATCGGTGATCGGGCCTGCAATATAGCGGAAGAGGTGATTTACCTTGTTGAAGGGGATATCATCAGAAACGAGTAG
- a CDS encoding response regulator transcription factor, whose translation MSKANILVVEDDMDIQQLVSYHLIRTGYNVRCADSGEQGLQLLAEENISAVILDLMLPGKNGMEVCTDIRKDPRNQHVPVIMLTALGEEDDIVAGLDGGADDYVTKPFSPKVLMARVEAILRRDADKRTMDPEAEEVITIHNLRITPRRHEVLLAGTPAQLTTTEFTILLLLARRPGWVFSRQQIIDQVRGYDYSVTPRAVDVQIFGLRKKLGNTGKNIETVRGIGYRLKE comes from the coding sequence GTGAGTAAGGCGAACATCTTGGTGGTAGAGGATGACATGGATATCCAGCAGCTGGTCAGTTATCATCTGATTAGGACCGGATATAATGTCCGTTGTGCGGACAGCGGTGAGCAGGGCCTGCAGCTCCTGGCCGAAGAAAACATTTCCGCAGTCATCCTGGACCTCATGCTGCCTGGAAAGAATGGTATGGAGGTCTGCACTGACATCAGAAAGGACCCCCGGAATCAACACGTCCCTGTTATTATGCTAACCGCCTTGGGCGAAGAGGATGATATTGTGGCAGGCCTGGACGGCGGTGCTGATGATTACGTGACCAAGCCCTTCAGTCCCAAGGTGCTGATGGCCAGGGTCGAGGCCATTCTCCGTCGGGACGCGGATAAAAGAACAATGGATCCTGAGGCGGAAGAGGTTATCACAATCCATAACCTGCGGATCACGCCCAGACGACACGAGGTCCTGCTTGCGGGCACACCTGCCCAACTGACCACTACCGAATTCACGATCCTACTCCTGCTCGCCCGTCGGCCGGGCTGGGTCTTCAGCAGGCAACAGATTATCGATCAGGTCCGTGGCTATGATTATTCCGTGACCCCCAGAGCAGTGGACGTACAGATCTTCGGCCTGCGCAAGAAGCTGGGCAATACCGGGAAAAATATCGAAACCGTCCGAGGTATCGGGTACCGGTTGAAGGAGTAG
- a CDS encoding ATP-binding protein: MIRRRPLFWQIFPVSLLISLCTVLAVSWYATTTFKKFYYDQMVEDIEARALLLEQKILDLILESPDALQKFCRQAGRRAHTRITVVAPDGVVLADSNEDPQRMERHGKRPEITQAYSGQTGSSLRLSKTLHQDMLYVAIPLRLRSISPPAALRLSVPATALNTVLRTIRTRVFLASLLIILLAAVFSRQLALRISRPLEKIKQGAEQLSSGEKTRLVTIHEHGLSLEMTGLILSLNHMAEQLMERILLTRRQHNELEAVFSSMTEAVLAVDAEECVIRLNRAAGSLFCIDPQRSKDRPVQGMLRNPELMEMIRATLRSNNSTDAEIELFDGQQRTLLEVRVVPLQDNAQQPIGALLVMNDVTRINRLENVRRDFVANVSHELKTPITVIKGYVETLLDGGLDAHADGKSFLQIVLRQAGRLDAIIDDLLSLSRIENQVCNNESSLELSLTELNPTLRAALQTCELKAGEKQIGLELHCPPDLKAIHNPALLEEAVINLLGNAMAYSPAGSSVILRATSQQESDKKKWVRIMVEDEGCGIQREHLDRIFERFYRCDKARSRENGGTGLGLSIVKHIAQTHGGSVEVESQFGKGSTFTLRLPG, from the coding sequence ATGATACGACGACGCCCCCTCTTTTGGCAGATATTTCCGGTCAGTCTGTTGATCAGCCTCTGTACGGTGCTGGCGGTGAGCTGGTATGCCACCACGACCTTTAAGAAGTTTTATTATGATCAGATGGTGGAGGATATCGAGGCCCGGGCGCTGTTATTAGAGCAGAAGATCCTCGACCTGATCCTGGAGTCCCCGGATGCCCTTCAGAAATTCTGCCGTCAAGCCGGACGACGGGCCCATACCCGGATTACCGTGGTTGCCCCGGACGGAGTCGTGCTGGCAGATTCTAATGAGGATCCGCAGCGCATGGAACGACACGGCAAGCGCCCAGAGATCACCCAGGCCTATAGTGGACAAACCGGCTCCTCCCTCCGTCTCTCCAAGACCCTGCATCAGGACATGCTCTATGTGGCCATCCCTCTGCGGCTCAGGTCGATCAGTCCACCGGCCGCACTCCGCTTGTCCGTGCCAGCCACGGCCCTGAATACGGTCCTGAGGACCATCCGCACCCGGGTCTTTCTGGCCTCGCTGCTGATTATCCTGCTGGCGGCAGTCTTTTCCCGCCAACTGGCCCTGCGTATCAGTCGTCCCCTGGAAAAAATCAAGCAAGGGGCCGAACAACTTTCTTCAGGAGAAAAGACCCGGCTGGTTACCATCCATGAACATGGGCTCTCTCTGGAGATGACGGGCCTCATTCTCTCGCTTAACCACATGGCAGAGCAGCTTATGGAGCGAATTCTCCTCACTCGTCGCCAGCATAATGAGCTGGAGGCCGTCTTCTCCTCTATGACCGAGGCCGTGCTGGCCGTGGATGCTGAGGAGTGTGTGATCCGACTGAATCGGGCCGCTGGCTCTCTCTTCTGCATTGACCCCCAACGGAGCAAGGACAGGCCTGTGCAGGGGATGTTGCGCAATCCTGAGCTCATGGAGATGATCCGGGCGACCTTGCGCAGCAATAACTCGACAGATGCCGAAATAGAACTCTTTGACGGCCAGCAACGGACTCTCCTGGAGGTGCGGGTCGTGCCCCTGCAGGATAATGCCCAGCAACCCATTGGCGCCTTGCTGGTGATGAATGACGTCACCCGCATCAATCGCCTGGAAAATGTCCGCCGGGATTTTGTCGCCAATGTCTCCCATGAATTGAAGACCCCGATCACTGTGATCAAGGGGTATGTGGAGACCTTACTGGACGGGGGACTGGATGCCCATGCCGACGGCAAGAGCTTCCTTCAGATCGTCCTGCGTCAGGCCGGACGTCTGGATGCGATTATTGACGACCTCCTCAGCCTCTCCCGGATTGAAAACCAGGTGTGCAACAACGAGAGCTCTCTTGAACTGAGCCTGACGGAACTCAATCCGACCCTGCGAGCGGCCTTGCAGACCTGTGAGCTCAAGGCCGGGGAAAAACAGATAGGCCTTGAACTCCATTGCCCGCCGGACCTCAAGGCGATCCATAATCCAGCCCTGCTGGAAGAGGCAGTGATCAACCTGCTCGGCAATGCCATGGCCTATAGCCCTGCCGGTTCGTCCGTTATTCTCCGGGCAACATCCCAACAGGAGAGCGACAAGAAGAAATGGGTGAGGATTATGGTTGAGGATGAGGGATGTGGGATTCAGCGAGAGCATCTGGACCGCATCTTTGAGCGCTTTTATCGCTGCGATAAGGCGCGGAGCCGGGAAAATGGTGGAACGGGTTTGGGTCTCTCCATCGTCAAGCATATCGCCCAAACCCACGGCGGCAGCGTTGAGGTGGAAAGTCAGTTCGGCAAAGGCTCAACCTTTACCCTGAGGCTGCCAGGGTGA
- a CDS encoding ARMT1-like domain-containing protein, with the protein MRTTLDCIVCFMRQARSTGLLTTEDPLLQRQLLDGAGRYMEQVDTELSPPENATGLYALFAEILGEDDPFARVKQEGNAFALAILDEVEQRILAAEDPLRAAVRVAIGGNIIDYGALHSFDAARTIQECFDREFVWDDYPTFVEALQGRPKVLYLCDNCGEIVFDSLLIKQLNRSGCQVTAAVRDQPVINDATLADAQACGLDDICTVISNGTRCPGTPLDACSEDFREHFQAADLIISKGMGNFETLSEVSAPIFFLFTVKCSQVALHLTERQGFGPGFLKGDGGEMVLLRQKEKA; encoded by the coding sequence ATGCGAACCACCCTTGACTGCATAGTCTGTTTTATGCGCCAGGCCAGGTCCACTGGCCTATTGACCACGGAGGATCCTCTTCTGCAACGGCAGCTCCTTGATGGCGCAGGCCGCTATATGGAGCAGGTGGACACGGAGCTCTCCCCGCCGGAAAATGCGACAGGACTCTATGCTCTCTTTGCAGAGATCTTGGGAGAGGACGATCCCTTTGCCCGGGTCAAGCAGGAGGGGAATGCCTTTGCCCTTGCCATACTGGATGAGGTTGAGCAGCGTATTCTAGCGGCAGAGGATCCACTGCGGGCAGCAGTGCGAGTCGCTATCGGTGGCAACATCATTGACTACGGGGCCTTGCATAGTTTTGATGCGGCAAGGACCATTCAGGAATGCTTTGATCGCGAGTTTGTTTGGGATGATTATCCCACCTTTGTTGAGGCCCTGCAGGGCAGGCCCAAGGTTCTCTATCTTTGCGACAATTGCGGTGAGATCGTTTTTGACAGCCTTCTGATCAAGCAGCTGAACAGATCAGGTTGTCAGGTAACGGCGGCGGTTCGGGACCAGCCTGTCATCAATGATGCAACCTTGGCTGATGCCCAAGCCTGTGGGCTGGATGATATTTGTACCGTCATCAGTAATGGAACCCGCTGTCCGGGCACACCGCTGGATGCCTGTTCTGAGGACTTTAGAGAACATTTCCAGGCCGCAGACCTGATTATCAGCAAGGGGATGGGGAATTTTGAAACCCTGTCTGAGGTCTCTGCCCCAATCTTTTTCCTCTTTACCGTGAAATGCAGCCAGGTGGCCCTCCATCTCACGGAGCGGCAGGGCTTTGGGCCGGGTTTTCTCAAAGGGGATGGTGGTGAGATGGTACTGTTGCGGCAGAAAGAAAAGGCATGA
- a CDS encoding tRNA 2-thiocytidine biosynthesis TtcA family protein, which yields MKTILKAGENRRIAKAMLDYSMLADGDRVLVAVSGGVDSLVLAWLLHTWRNKAPIAYEVQAVYVDMRPADVPEAGAGQRAGLIRDRLALLGLSCQVLPGELPALPDTQQGEDGVDARADTSGICFQCARNRRRLLFEHARAQGFNTIALGHHRDDIVETFFINLTCSGNISTMRPKQVLFSGRLALIRPLAYLVKEEIRAIGGRLGLDPVASDCPVSEQTRRQDIRGLLAQMYEQIPGSRDHVFAALGNVRQDYLLLQESPSH from the coding sequence ATGAAGACCATCCTGAAAGCCGGAGAAAATCGGCGTATTGCCAAGGCCATGTTGGATTATTCCATGTTGGCTGATGGTGACCGGGTCCTGGTTGCGGTCTCTGGCGGTGTTGATTCCCTGGTCCTGGCCTGGCTGCTCCATACTTGGCGGAACAAGGCACCTATTGCTTATGAGGTCCAGGCCGTCTATGTGGATATGCGCCCAGCGGACGTGCCGGAGGCCGGGGCAGGGCAACGGGCCGGTCTTATCCGTGATCGACTTGCTCTCCTGGGCCTTTCCTGCCAGGTCTTACCTGGAGAGCTGCCTGCGTTGCCCGATACGCAGCAGGGTGAGGATGGAGTTGATGCCAGAGCTGATACTTCAGGTATCTGTTTTCAATGTGCTCGCAACCGCCGCCGTCTCCTCTTTGAGCACGCCCGTGCCCAGGGCTTCAACACCATCGCCCTGGGCCATCACCGGGATGATATCGTGGAGACCTTTTTTATCAATCTCACCTGTAGCGGTAATATCAGTACCATGCGCCCTAAGCAGGTGCTCTTTTCCGGTCGCCTTGCCCTGATCCGCCCCTTGGCCTATCTGGTGAAAGAGGAGATCCGGGCCATTGGTGGACGGCTGGGCCTGGACCCGGTGGCCTCAGACTGCCCTGTATCAGAGCAGACCCGCCGGCAGGACATCCGTGGCTTGCTGGCGCAGATGTACGAGCAGATCCCAGGCAGCCGGGACCATGTTTTTGCTGCCCTGGGCAATGTTCGCCAGGATTACCTCCTCCTTCAGGAATCTCCCTCTCATTAA
- the hisB gene encoding imidazoleglycerol-phosphate dehydratase HisB → MTEPTTTNSPRKSTIERKTLETQIVLQLNIDGSGKADISTGVGFLDHMLTLFTVHGFFDLSVQAKGDTYVDDHHTVEDIGICLGQAFAQALGNKAGIHRYAHVYVPMDETLARVCLDFSNRPFLHYDVTIRDQKVGAFDTALVLEFLRAVAQNAGITLHVDLLHGENAHHIIEAVFKALGRAMGEGASLRQGLVGTLSSKGSL, encoded by the coding sequence ATGACTGAACCCACGACGACAAATTCCCCGCGTAAAAGTACCATAGAACGGAAAACCCTGGAAACCCAGATTGTTCTCCAGCTGAATATTGATGGTTCAGGAAAAGCCGACATCAGCACCGGTGTCGGCTTTCTGGACCATATGCTGACCCTCTTTACCGTGCATGGCTTTTTTGACCTCTCTGTGCAGGCAAAAGGGGATACCTACGTGGATGATCACCATACTGTGGAGGATATCGGCATCTGTCTTGGTCAGGCCTTTGCCCAGGCTTTGGGGAATAAGGCTGGTATTCATCGCTATGCCCATGTCTATGTCCCGATGGATGAAACCTTGGCCCGGGTCTGCCTTGATTTTTCCAACCGTCCCTTTCTCCATTACGATGTGACCATCAGGGATCAAAAGGTGGGGGCCTTTGATACGGCCCTGGTCCTGGAATTTCTGCGGGCCGTGGCCCAGAATGCTGGCATAACCCTGCATGTGGATCTCCTCCACGGCGAGAACGCCCATCATATTATTGAGGCGGTGTTTAAGGCCCTGGGACGGGCTATGGGGGAGGGGGCCTCCCTCCGGCAGGGCCTTGTCGGCACCCTTTCCTCTAAGGGGTCCCTGTAG
- a CDS encoding rhomboid family intramembrane serine protease → MKFDAAKIPVSLVCMIWAIYLLDLILPIQLNAYGIVPRTAGGLIGIPLTNFLHANLRHLINNTAPLFVLSLLLSLFYRKIFFDVLIVIIGCGGLLVWLLARPANHIGASMLIYGLAAFLISYGLLKRELVPVIVSLVIALVYGLGMLGGILPFHDFISWEGHLFGATGGIFAAHLFRKK, encoded by the coding sequence ATGAAATTCGACGCAGCGAAAATCCCGGTCTCCCTTGTCTGTATGATATGGGCAATCTATCTGCTGGACTTGATCCTTCCTATACAGCTCAATGCCTACGGGATCGTTCCGCGTACGGCTGGAGGCCTGATAGGAATCCCACTCACCAACTTTCTCCACGCCAACCTCAGACATCTTATCAACAACACGGCTCCCCTCTTTGTCCTGAGCCTGCTCCTCTCCCTGTTCTATAGGAAGATCTTTTTCGATGTCCTTATTGTCATCATCGGCTGTGGAGGCCTCTTGGTCTGGCTCCTGGCCCGCCCGGCCAATCATATCGGGGCCAGCATGCTCATTTATGGACTGGCCGCCTTCCTGATCAGCTACGGTTTACTGAAAAGAGAGCTTGTTCCGGTCATCGTCTCTCTTGTTATCGCGCTGGTCTATGGCCTGGGAATGCTCGGAGGTATCCTCCCTTTTCATGATTTCATCTCCTGGGAGGGGCATCTCTTCGGGGCTACGGGAGGGATCTTTGCGGCACATCTCTTTAGGAAGAAATGA
- the groL gene encoding chaperonin GroEL (60 kDa chaperone family; promotes refolding of misfolded polypeptides especially under stressful conditions; forms two stacked rings of heptamers to form a barrel-shaped 14mer; ends can be capped by GroES; misfolded proteins enter the barrel where they are refolded when GroES binds) produces the protein MSKELFYSAKAREAMLTGVNSLADAVKVTLGPKGRNVLIEKSFGAPVITKDGVTVAKEIELKDKFQNMGAQMVKEVASKTSDVAGDGTTTATVLAQAIYREGAKMVAAGSNPMEIKRGIDASVATVVAELSNISNPTKEQSEIAQVGTISANNDSTIGGIIAEAMDKVGKEGVITVEEAKSMETSLDVVEGMQFDRGYLSPYFVTDPDRMEVNMEDPLILINEKKISSMKDLLPVLEAVAKMGKPLFIIAEDVDGEALATLVVNKLRGTLNIAAVKAPGFGDRRKAMLEDIAILTGGQVITEDLGIKLENVTVNDLGTAKRIVVDKDNTTVIDGAGDKDKLAARVKQIRTQAEDSTSDYDREKLQERLAKLIGGVAVINVGAATEIEMKEKKARVEDALNATRAAVEEGVVPGGGVAFLRCIKALQTMKLEGEQDLGRQIIMRALEEPVRQIASNCGCEGSVIVAKVKEMEGANGFNAALEEYGDLIAAGVIDPTKVSRTALQNAASVSGMLLTTECMIADEPEKDDAGAAAMGGGMPGGMGGMGGMGGMGGMM, from the coding sequence ATGTCCAAAGAATTATTTTACAGCGCCAAGGCCCGCGAAGCTATGCTTACCGGTGTAAACAGCTTGGCTGATGCAGTTAAGGTTACCCTCGGACCCAAGGGACGTAATGTTCTGATCGAAAAATCTTTCGGCGCGCCAGTTATCACCAAGGACGGTGTAACGGTTGCCAAAGAGATTGAGCTCAAGGATAAGTTCCAGAATATGGGCGCGCAGATGGTTAAAGAAGTTGCTTCCAAGACCTCTGACGTTGCTGGTGACGGAACCACTACTGCAACCGTTTTGGCCCAGGCTATTTACCGTGAAGGCGCCAAAATGGTTGCTGCTGGCTCCAATCCTATGGAGATCAAACGCGGAATTGACGCTTCTGTTGCAACGGTTGTTGCCGAGCTGTCCAATATTTCCAACCCTACCAAAGAGCAGAGCGAGATTGCTCAGGTTGGTACCATTTCCGCCAACAACGATAGCACCATCGGTGGCATCATTGCTGAGGCAATGGATAAAGTCGGTAAAGAAGGGGTTATCACCGTGGAAGAGGCAAAATCCATGGAGACCTCTTTGGACGTTGTTGAGGGGATGCAGTTTGACCGCGGTTACCTCTCTCCCTACTTTGTGACCGATCCAGATCGCATGGAAGTGAACATGGAAGATCCGCTGATCCTGATCAACGAGAAAAAGATCTCCAGCATGAAGGACCTGCTGCCGGTCCTTGAGGCTGTTGCCAAGATGGGAAAGCCGCTGTTCATTATTGCTGAAGATGTTGACGGCGAAGCCTTGGCTACTCTGGTTGTCAACAAGCTGCGCGGTACCCTGAACATCGCTGCTGTCAAGGCTCCGGGCTTTGGTGATCGTCGTAAGGCTATGCTGGAAGATATCGCCATCCTTACCGGTGGACAGGTTATCACTGAAGATCTGGGCATTAAGCTGGAAAACGTGACTGTCAACGATCTCGGAACCGCCAAGCGTATTGTTGTTGATAAAGACAATACCACTGTTATTGACGGTGCTGGCGATAAGGACAAATTGGCTGCTCGGGTTAAGCAGATTCGCACCCAAGCCGAGGACTCTACCTCTGATTATGATCGTGAGAAGCTCCAGGAGCGTCTGGCGAAGTTGATTGGCGGTGTTGCTGTCATCAATGTTGGCGCTGCCACCGAGATTGAGATGAAAGAGAAAAAAGCCCGTGTTGAGGATGCGCTCAACGCGACCCGTGCTGCTGTGGAGGAAGGTGTTGTTCCTGGTGGTGGTGTGGCCTTCCTGCGCTGCATCAAGGCACTGCAGACCATGAAGCTGGAAGGAGAGCAGGATCTCGGTCGCCAGATCATCATGCGTGCTCTGGAAGAGCCGGTTCGCCAGATCGCCTCCAACTGCGGTTGTGAAGGCTCTGTCATTGTCGCTAAAGTTAAAGAGATGGAAGGTGCCAACGGTTTCAACGCTGCCCTTGAAGAGTACGGCGATCTGATCGCTGCTGGTGTTATTGATCCGACCAAGGTCTCTCGCACGGCCTTGCAGAATGCCGCTTCTGTTTCCGGTATGCTGCTGACCACCGAGTGCATGATTGCTGATGAGCCGGAGAAGGATGATGCCGGTGCAGCTGCTATGGGTGGCGGTATGCCTGGCGGCATGGGTGGCATGGGTGGCATGGGCGGCATGGGCGGCATGATGTAA
- the groES gene encoding co-chaperone GroES has product MNIRPLNDRILVKRLEQEEKTAGGIIIPDSAKEKPAEGEVVAVGPGKMSDAGQRTAMDVKAGDHVLFSKYGGTDVKFDGQDYLIMREDDILGVLAG; this is encoded by the coding sequence ATGAACATTCGTCCACTGAATGACCGTATTCTGGTCAAGCGACTGGAGCAGGAGGAAAAAACAGCAGGTGGTATCATTATTCCTGATTCCGCGAAAGAGAAACCGGCTGAGGGCGAGGTTGTCGCTGTTGGTCCCGGCAAAATGAGCGATGCTGGTCAGCGTACCGCAATGGACGTCAAAGCTGGTGACCACGTGCTGTTCTCCAAATACGGCGGCACGGATGTAAAATTCGACGGTCAGGACTACCTCATCATGCGGGAAGACGATATCCTTGGTGTGCTTGCAGGATAA